One region of Methanomicrobiales archaeon genomic DNA includes:
- a CDS encoding PKD domain-containing protein gives MKEVAKRSLFMLIAVVVITAMIGAVSAATTQVHVVKYANDGTTVLNETTVTFQWMEANLPILGDGVTHYYHQGPVFLDDPNETHEMELRWNPEETTNVIEKDMGAVKGTNLKDLCDLVGGMSPGEEVKLLAADGWNKKFAYKNVYEYSSREGPIGICWYKNGNYVNGSGYSEGMRMVWFADDSVNTLGPGGTGLHAFGNWDWHEAADEQYWYYYISGGEYYPTTTGLSGQVINRIYIYSDDPVPTAPTAAFTSDTQSGDAPLTVQFTDQSTGTAPLTYAWDFENDGTIDSTDQNPSHTYDTAGTYSVNLTVTNAAGSDSEVKLEYITVGESTPAPVAAFTAKSVRILNGNFETGTLDPWSASELVPYGDTPGVQIVTTGSYKKGTTGIRIWRTPVGGNAWIEQDVDLTDVDEIRFWRLQYAGTDRELQVLVDGTIVARYNETSGTINRYETVDLSSYGFTGTHTLRFNSYCYGGTALFSLYLDDIEGYGTTTSGTAPLTVQFTDASTGDGITAWAWDFENDGTVDSTDQNPSHVYDTPGTYTVKLTVTNAGGSDDEVKTDFISVSAAPTPWTVDLVGASSYTMPNTEFEALAAAHPVSWTDGSSNVWSGVALWRLLALVDDGDPATFNDAFAAAGYSVQIMASDGFSRQFSSADIARNDGRIVANRINGEYLSEDRFPLRFVGSGLTGGQMVSKISSIDLYLPITASAGTGGTIDPSGTITIPYDGSQSFAITPDTGYHISDVLVDGVSVGAVMSYTFENVTAAHTIDASFAADGPAAPVADFTADVTSGTAPMTVQFTDQSSGVGITSWAWDFENDGTVDSTEQNPSHTYDTAGTYSVNLTVTNAAGSDSEVKADYIVMTGGPSADVLFNGDVNLAPGTFSFTAYNTGTEYQVDRLTPHGVLEEASRQAGFSYDASDKKWATMGTMLLDNVGTYLYNSTVSPKLCWAYQVNGVKKNDFSSTEGISVYRVNDGDLVEFYYGQDGGAFEDALAVIRGRVHIRDQTVLFDDDVTLLPGTFDFTAYNSGTSYQINTTTPHGALDAASKIAGFTYNATDKKWSTLGTMLLDDVGDYRYNSSPDPDLVWAYAVNGVVKNDFSSAEGISSYQLQNNDRVEFFYGDKGDTLENATAVVRIRVHISSMDTWTLTLIGAQTTPISKQYFEEAVDCIHSATYTDVAGTWQGVPLWTLAGYVDDANFHGPNAFNDTLAATNYTVKVIASDGFNKTFYSTQIARDDDYIVANTLNGQPLPVQYWPLKLVGADVPPSSSVARITTIEVSVEPIQPPTESPSVRIIKYAADGVTEVANISVNVTTMERNFPVIGNGTTVYRFEGINFVPNDIWDANETYPGGFKIENAVKGTRIRDLCELAGGMGSATDIRLVAKDGWETVLPYSSIYTNPAVQARQGDAILAWYADGKYVPEYVDGMRLFFTPDDHIYGQWDMHETLPSNYWHYYYQDGIQYPSCAGLSAKWISTIKIYSAPESDWSLELDGTAIGGINYTVSKTYFEQALACQFGANHGVEYTDAQDNVWYGMPLWFLAGFVDDADQHSDNAFNDSLAAAGYDVKITALDGATLVVDSRDIVRNNNYIVANTLNGFQIPEESSSWPLRLVGPSATGSSSIKGISAIELVPASQPSQRLYFSPAEQSVFHGGSRTFTLVLSEAPEGLSGCNVTISLSDGSIATLTGITYPSWVTINQSTTLPADSVTLKVADLTKQVETGATDIAIATFTVQGDALGSTDLVVSVHAMDDDDGAVITPAVSPATFRVLVPVQPIDGVMPTDPDGDGLYDDMNGNGRADFNDVVIFFNNIEWIRDNEPVQYFDFNGNGRIDFDDVVELFWGV, from the coding sequence ATGAAAGAAGTGGCAAAGCGCTCACTTTTCATGCTCATTGCAGTTGTTGTAATCACTGCGATGATCGGGGCCGTCTCGGCGGCCACAACACAGGTTCACGTGGTGAAGTACGCCAATGACGGCACGACCGTGCTCAACGAAACTACGGTCACCTTCCAGTGGATGGAAGCGAACTTACCGATTCTCGGGGACGGTGTGACCCACTACTACCACCAGGGTCCGGTCTTTCTTGACGATCCTAATGAGACCCACGAAATGGAACTCCGCTGGAATCCCGAAGAAACTACCAATGTCATCGAAAAAGACATGGGTGCAGTGAAGGGAACGAACTTAAAAGACCTCTGCGATCTCGTCGGCGGGATGTCACCGGGCGAAGAGGTGAAGCTCCTCGCTGCTGATGGCTGGAACAAAAAATTTGCCTACAAGAACGTGTACGAGTATTCCAGCCGCGAAGGTCCAATTGGCATCTGCTGGTATAAGAACGGCAATTATGTGAATGGGAGCGGGTATTCCGAAGGCATGCGGATGGTCTGGTTTGCAGATGATTCCGTCAATACCCTCGGACCGGGGGGAACCGGTCTTCATGCCTTCGGGAACTGGGACTGGCACGAAGCCGCCGATGAGCAGTACTGGTATTACTACATATCGGGTGGCGAGTACTATCCAACCACCACGGGCCTATCCGGACAGGTCATCAACCGTATTTACATCTACAGTGACGATCCCGTACCGACCGCACCCACCGCTGCTTTTACATCCGATACGCAGTCAGGGGATGCCCCGCTCACGGTACAATTCACTGACCAGTCCACAGGGACGGCCCCGCTGACGTATGCATGGGACTTCGAGAACGACGGCACGATCGATTCGACCGATCAGAACCCGAGCCACACCTACGATACCGCCGGCACGTATTCCGTGAACCTCACGGTCACCAATGCCGCGGGCAGTGATTCCGAAGTGAAGCTGGAATACATCACCGTTGGTGAGTCGACCCCCGCACCGGTCGCTGCATTTACGGCAAAATCAGTTCGTATATTGAACGGAAATTTCGAGACGGGTACACTCGATCCCTGGAGTGCAAGCGAGCTCGTTCCCTATGGTGACACACCTGGCGTTCAAATCGTCACCACAGGAAGCTACAAGAAAGGTACGACGGGGATTCGGATCTGGCGGACCCCTGTTGGGGGGAATGCCTGGATCGAGCAGGATGTTGACCTGACAGATGTGGATGAGATCCGATTCTGGAGATTACAGTATGCTGGTACCGATAGAGAACTTCAGGTACTGGTAGACGGGACCATTGTCGCACGATATAACGAGACCTCTGGTACCATAAATAGGTACGAGACCGTAGATCTCTCCTCCTACGGTTTTACCGGCACCCATACGCTCCGGTTCAATTCGTATTGTTATGGCGGAACGGCCTTATTCAGTCTGTATCTGGATGACATCGAGGGCTATGGAACTACCACATCGGGCACAGCACCTCTGACGGTCCAGTTCACCGATGCATCGACCGGCGACGGCATCACCGCGTGGGCCTGGGACTTCGAGAACGACGGCACCGTGGATTCGACCGATCAGAACCCGAGTCACGTCTACGACACCCCCGGCACGTACACCGTGAAGCTGACCGTGACCAACGCCGGTGGCAGCGACGACGAAGTGAAGACGGATTTCATCTCGGTGTCCGCGGCCCCCACGCCCTGGACCGTCGACCTAGTCGGTGCTTCGAGCTACACCATGCCCAACACTGAGTTCGAGGCCCTGGCGGCTGCCCACCCCGTCAGCTGGACGGATGGATCGAGCAATGTCTGGAGCGGCGTCGCTCTCTGGAGACTCCTTGCCCTCGTGGACGACGGCGATCCCGCCACGTTCAACGATGCCTTTGCCGCCGCCGGATACAGCGTCCAGATCATGGCTTCCGATGGGTTCAGCAGACAGTTCAGCAGTGCCGACATCGCCCGGAACGATGGCCGCATCGTTGCGAACAGGATCAATGGTGAGTACCTCTCGGAGGATCGATTTCCCCTCCGGTTCGTGGGTTCGGGTCTGACTGGGGGTCAGATGGTCTCGAAGATATCCAGTATCGACCTCTATTTGCCCATCACGGCCAGTGCCGGTACCGGCGGCACCATCGATCCTTCGGGAACTATCACGATACCGTATGACGGCAGCCAGTCCTTTGCCATCACCCCGGATACCGGCTATCACATCTCCGACGTGCTGGTGGACGGCGTATCGGTAGGAGCGGTCATGAGCTACACCTTCGAGAACGTGACGGCTGCCCATACCATCGACGCCAGTTTCGCGGCCGACGGTCCTGCTGCTCCCGTCGCTGATTTCACGGCCGATGTTACATCGGGCACTGCACCCATGACAGTCCAGTTCACCGACCAGTCGAGCGGCGTGGGTATTACCTCCTGGGCTTGGGACTTCGAGAACGACGGTACCGTGGATTCCACCGAGCAGAACCCGAGCCACACCTACGATACCGCCGGAACGTATTCCGTGAACCTCACGGTCACCAATGCCGCGGGCAGTGATTCCGAGGTGAAGGCAGACTACATTGTCATGACAGGTGGCCCGTCAGCTGACGTTCTCTTCAACGGAGACGTGAACCTGGCACCCGGGACGTTCTCGTTCACCGCCTACAACACCGGCACGGAGTACCAGGTCGACAGGCTGACGCCGCACGGGGTCCTGGAAGAGGCCTCCCGCCAGGCCGGGTTCAGCTACGACGCCTCCGATAAGAAGTGGGCCACCATGGGAACGATGCTCCTCGACAACGTGGGTACCTACCTCTATAACAGCACTGTATCTCCCAAGCTCTGCTGGGCATACCAGGTGAACGGCGTCAAGAAGAACGACTTCTCTTCAACAGAAGGCATCAGCGTCTACCGCGTGAACGACGGCGACCTGGTCGAGTTCTACTACGGGCAGGACGGCGGCGCGTTCGAGGATGCCCTGGCCGTCATCCGGGGCCGCGTGCACATCCGCGATCAGACCGTCCTCTTCGACGACGATGTGACGCTGCTGCCGGGCACCTTCGACTTCACCGCCTACAACTCCGGCACATCTTACCAGATCAACACTACGACGCCGCACGGGGCGCTCGACGCGGCCTCGAAGATTGCGGGCTTCACCTACAACGCGACCGACAAGAAGTGGTCGACGCTTGGCACGATGCTCCTCGATGATGTCGGGGACTACCGCTACAACAGCTCGCCGGATCCAGATCTGGTCTGGGCCTATGCCGTGAACGGCGTCGTAAAGAACGACTTCTCCTCCGCCGAGGGCATCAGCAGCTACCAGCTCCAGAACAACGACCGGGTGGAGTTCTTCTACGGCGACAAGGGAGACACTCTCGAGAATGCCACGGCGGTCGTCCGGATCCGGGTGCACATCAGCAGCATGGATACCTGGACGCTCACCCTGATTGGCGCCCAGACGACGCCTATCAGCAAGCAGTACTTTGAGGAGGCGGTCGACTGCATCCACAGCGCGACCTACACCGACGTGGCCGGGACCTGGCAGGGAGTGCCGCTCTGGACGCTCGCCGGTTACGTCGACGATGCGAACTTCCACGGGCCGAACGCCTTCAACGATACGCTCGCAGCCACGAACTACACTGTGAAGGTGATCGCGAGCGACGGCTTCAACAAGACCTTCTATAGCACGCAGATTGCACGGGACGACGACTATATCGTGGCGAACACCCTCAACGGGCAGCCGCTGCCGGTGCAGTACTGGCCGCTCAAACTCGTCGGTGCGGATGTCCCGCCCTCCAGCAGCGTGGCCAGGATTACGACGATCGAGGTCTCCGTAGAGCCGATCCAGCCGCCGACCGAGTCCCCCTCGGTGCGGATCATCAAGTATGCCGCCGATGGCGTCACCGAAGTGGCGAACATCTCGGTGAACGTCACCACGATGGAGCGGAACTTCCCGGTCATCGGCAATGGGACGACGGTCTACAGGTTCGAAGGGATCAACTTCGTCCCGAACGATATCTGGGACGCGAACGAGACCTACCCCGGCGGGTTCAAGATCGAGAACGCGGTGAAAGGCACACGGATCCGTGACCTCTGTGAACTTGCCGGGGGCATGGGATCCGCCACGGATATCCGCCTTGTCGCGAAAGACGGGTGGGAGACGGTTCTCCCCTACTCCTCCATATACACGAACCCTGCGGTGCAGGCCCGCCAGGGAGACGCGATCCTTGCCTGGTACGCCGACGGCAAGTATGTGCCGGAGTACGTGGACGGGATGCGGCTCTTCTTCACGCCGGACGACCACATCTACGGCCAGTGGGACATGCACGAAACCCTGCCGTCCAACTACTGGCACTACTACTACCAGGACGGCATCCAGTACCCGTCGTGCGCCGGACTCTCGGCGAAGTGGATCTCGACGATCAAGATCTACTCCGCGCCCGAGAGCGACTGGAGCCTGGAGCTGGATGGCACCGCGATCGGCGGGATCAACTACACCGTGAGCAAGACCTACTTCGAGCAGGCGCTCGCCTGCCAGTTCGGAGCCAACCACGGGGTTGAATACACTGACGCACAGGATAATGTCTGGTATGGCATGCCGCTCTGGTTCCTTGCGGGCTTCGTGGACGACGCCGACCAGCACTCGGATAACGCCTTCAACGACTCCCTCGCCGCGGCGGGATACGACGTGAAGATCACGGCGCTGGACGGTGCGACACTGGTGGTCGACAGCCGGGACATCGTCCGGAACAACAACTACATCGTCGCGAACACCCTGAACGGTTTCCAGATCCCCGAGGAGAGCAGCAGCTGGCCGCTCCGCCTCGTCGGCCCGAGTGCAACCGGATCCAGTTCTATCAAGGGGATCTCTGCAATCGAGCTGGTGCCGGCGTCCCAGCCCTCGCAGCGGCTCTACTTCAGTCCTGCGGAGCAGTCTGTATTCCACGGAGGCTCCCGCACGTTCACGCTCGTGCTGAGCGAGGCTCCGGAAGGGTTATCCGGCTGCAACGTCACGATATCGCTCTCGGACGGCTCGATCGCGACTCTGACCGGTATTACGTACCCCAGCTGGGTTACCATTAACCAGAGCACGACCCTGCCGGCAGATTCGGTCACGCTGAAGGTGGCGGACCTGACGAAGCAGGTGGAGACGGGAGCCACAGATATCGCGATCGCGACATTCACGGTCCAGGGCGATGCCCTGGGCAGCACCGATCTGGTGGTGTCCGTGCATGCGATGGACGACGACGACGGAGCGGTTATCACACCAGCGGTCTCGCCCGCGACCTTCCGCGTGCTCGTTCCCGTACAGCCGATCGACGGCGTAATGCCGACCGATCCGGATGGCGACGGCCTCTACGACGATATGAACGGCAATGGGCGGGCAGACTTCAACGATGTGGTGATCTTCTTCAACAACATCGAGTGGATTAGGGACAATGAGCCTGTCCAGTACTTCGACTTCAATGGCAACGGGCGGATCGACTTCGACGACGTCGTCGAGCTCTTCTGGGGGGTGTAG
- a CDS encoding putative Ig domain-containing protein gives MTHVRLLRLLIAGLCLLLAGSQAVLAIQVSGGSAVVNSLGETASMDIRLDSAPQGLSGYNISLALSNPGVGEIVAVSFPSWAAIHSNTTLPADSVALKAVDLSDTAGTSDILLATAALRGVAAGSTNLLITVNQMDDDNGDEMIPSMRPGLFTVSVNSAPQLSAIGAKSVDEGQLLQFTIAATDPNVGDTLTFAALNLPGGATFDPSPRTFSWTPTYTQAGAYSVNFTVTDGEFTDFEEIVITVNNVDRSPTLSPIGNKSVVAGEKLSFAISASDPDGDPVSYSFIASPPMDGAVLGATSGAFSWTPTLADMGTYEVTFTASAGGRMDSEMITLTVSDGTTPTTIPAAVRIQPGSLKLGGSREVKATIHLPDGYAVSAIDKDSVTCNGAAAIHGTVKRGSNSLVVTFNQADMADLESGRYVTFVVLGRVLSGGEWVAFEGSDTIRVNQPKNAGTFQKGRDILHNFWEDFEW, from the coding sequence ATGACACATGTACGGTTACTCAGGTTACTGATTGCAGGACTCTGCCTCCTGCTGGCGGGATCGCAGGCTGTACTCGCGATCCAGGTGAGCGGCGGCAGTGCGGTGGTGAACTCTCTTGGCGAGACCGCCTCTATGGATATCCGGCTGGACAGCGCCCCGCAGGGTCTGTCCGGCTACAACATCTCGCTCGCCCTCTCCAATCCGGGTGTGGGAGAGATCGTGGCAGTGAGCTTTCCTTCGTGGGCAGCAATCCACAGCAATACGACCCTTCCTGCCGACAGCGTGGCGCTCAAGGCGGTAGACCTATCTGACACGGCGGGAACCTCGGACATCCTCCTGGCGACGGCTGCATTGCGGGGGGTTGCAGCGGGGTCCACGAACCTCCTGATCACCGTCAACCAGATGGACGACGACAACGGCGACGAGATGATCCCATCGATGCGCCCCGGTCTCTTCACGGTATCGGTGAACAGCGCCCCGCAGTTGAGCGCGATTGGGGCCAAGAGCGTGGATGAAGGCCAACTGCTCCAGTTCACGATCGCTGCCACCGACCCGAACGTGGGAGATACGTTGACCTTCGCCGCGCTGAACCTGCCCGGTGGGGCAACGTTCGATCCGTCCCCCCGCACCTTTTCCTGGACGCCCACCTACACCCAGGCCGGTGCGTACTCAGTGAACTTCACGGTCACCGATGGGGAGTTCACGGATTTCGAGGAGATCGTAATCACGGTGAACAACGTGGATCGCTCTCCCACTCTCAGTCCAATCGGGAATAAATCAGTCGTCGCGGGAGAGAAGCTCAGCTTCGCCATCTCGGCGTCCGATCCGGATGGGGATCCGGTCTCCTACTCGTTCATCGCATCGCCTCCGATGGACGGGGCAGTCTTAGGCGCCACGAGCGGAGCCTTCTCCTGGACGCCGACATTGGCGGATATGGGAACATATGAAGTGACGTTCACGGCATCGGCGGGCGGCCGTATGGATTCCGAGATGATCACCCTGACGGTCAGCGATGGGACAACGCCCACCACTATTCCGGCGGCTGTGCGCATCCAGCCCGGATCCCTGAAACTGGGAGGCAGCAGAGAGGTAAAAGCAACGATCCATCTGCCCGATGGGTATGCCGTCTCCGCGATCGATAAGGATTCGGTCACCTGCAACGGCGCGGCTGCCATCCATGGAACCGTGAAGAGAGGATCGAACAGTCTGGTCGTGACCTTCAACCAGGCGGATATGGCTGATCTGGAATCTGGAAGGTATGTGACGTTCGTGGTCTTGGGCAGGGTCCTCTCCGGCGGAGAGTGGGTGGCCTTCGAGGGGAGCGACACCATCCGGGTGAACCAGCCAAAGAATGCGGGAACATTTCAGAAGGGTAGGGATATTTTGCACAATTTCTGGGAGGATTTCGAATGGTGA
- a CDS encoding PKD domain-containing protein — translation MISIVKERIAGKLGLRPAACLAIILMAFMVLPAAAVTGEIQVIRYADDSGVDASPVDGIGDTSHDIPGSATDKDHHPLMAGFEEYLGGPSAPDAPTADFTADPTTGTAPLTVQFTDQSTGDGINGWAWDFENDGTVDSTEQSPSFTYDTAGTYTVNLTVTNAGGSDSEVKADFITVSEAALLPVLNTNTGLRYATLQAAVTAATAGDEIVVGDGTYTENVDVDRQLVIRSENGTASVTVNAASPNLPVFDVNANGVEIRGFSVRGPTNDHVAGIEIVGFNDCLIAGNDCAGCYNGIHIGGTGTNNTIEGNYCHENTRRGISVRDSAHGNYILKNIVASNTDAGFCIKDSTYDNTLWLNDVIDNRVEILTATTAHSPEPLTYTYNDGIFTSYLGNYYSAYSGTDADGNGIGTPSYAYGSGGDNYPLMARFSNYAETEPAVFLWGPYLTGSSTTGTTVNLKTDVAAAATVEYATDAYYTANGGYNQSASDGLTDALHHIALTGLAPGTLYHYRVVSGGATSGDLHFRTFPESGPFTFIAYGDTRDQLPMYDQSQRHKLVADRIAEEADALFVLHTGDLVTIASDPADWDRYFEAGRTMMANLSVFPALGNHEENHTLYYDAYDVAPYYSFDCADAHFSVLDSNSWAWPGMAAQSAWLDADLAGTAADWKFVSFHHPPYTSSSSHFGGWTDIREEWEDEFITHGVDAVWNAHVHAYERFLVHGIQYVVVATGGAPSYALAEPKYEGSQNSLENALGYVRVTVDPAAGTATAQMIRVADIATDGSGAVTVYPAGMVFETFVLSHAEPPVANFTADVTSGAAPLAVQFTDESSNAPTSWAWDVDNDGITDYTTRNATHVYDTAGTYTVNLTVTNAAGSDSEVKAGYIVVTAAPTASVLRIQPVSSSVIVGETRTVDLVVDQAPGGVAGFNITVALADGAKAEITAVTFPSWATLHSEGALPADAVWVKGLDMNRQVESGATDVVLATLTVRGDQPGPTAIQATVTALDDDDGTPMNPDILPGTLTVIREVPALPGHPVPTDPNGDGLYEDLNGNGRIDYNDVVLFFNHMEWIAAQQGFACFDFNGNGRIDFDDVVDLFWGV, via the coding sequence ATGATCTCGATAGTAAAAGAACGAATAGCAGGGAAATTGGGGCTGCGACCTGCCGCCTGCCTCGCGATCATCCTGATGGCCTTCATGGTTCTGCCTGCCGCGGCGGTGACGGGGGAGATCCAGGTGATCCGGTACGCAGACGACTCCGGTGTGGATGCAAGTCCTGTAGACGGCATTGGGGATACATCACATGATATCCCCGGCAGCGCAACCGACAAGGACCACCATCCATTGATGGCAGGATTTGAGGAATATCTCGGTGGGCCTTCGGCACCTGATGCCCCGACCGCCGACTTCACCGCAGACCCAACCACCGGCACCGCCCCGCTCACGGTCCAGTTCACAGATCAATCGACCGGCGACGGCATCAATGGGTGGGCATGGGACTTCGAAAACGACGGCACGGTCGACTCCACCGAGCAGAGCCCATCGTTTACCTACGACACGGCCGGCACCTATACCGTGAACCTGACGGTGACGAACGCCGGTGGGAGTGACAGCGAGGTGAAAGCGGACTTCATCACGGTGAGCGAGGCAGCACTCCTCCCGGTCCTCAACACCAACACCGGTCTCCGCTATGCTACCCTCCAGGCAGCGGTAACCGCAGCCACCGCTGGCGATGAGATCGTCGTCGGTGACGGGACTTACACGGAGAACGTAGACGTGGACCGGCAGCTCGTCATCCGCTCAGAGAACGGCACTGCCTCCGTTACTGTGAATGCCGCATCGCCAAACCTGCCGGTCTTCGATGTGAACGCGAACGGCGTCGAGATCCGGGGCTTCTCGGTCCGCGGGCCGACGAACGATCACGTCGCCGGCATCGAGATCGTCGGCTTCAACGACTGCCTGATCGCTGGGAATGACTGCGCCGGGTGCTACAACGGCATCCACATCGGCGGGACGGGCACGAACAACACGATTGAAGGTAACTACTGCCACGAGAACACGCGGCGGGGGATCAGCGTCCGGGACAGCGCCCACGGTAACTACATCCTGAAGAACATCGTGGCGAGTAACACAGATGCCGGGTTCTGCATCAAGGACTCGACGTATGACAACACTCTCTGGCTGAACGACGTCATCGACAACCGCGTCGAGATCCTGACCGCGACTACGGCGCACTCCCCCGAACCGCTCACCTATACCTACAACGATGGCATCTTCACCAGTTACCTTGGCAACTACTACTCCGCCTATAGCGGCACCGATGCCGACGGGAACGGGATAGGCACACCATCTTATGCCTACGGGAGCGGCGGGGACAACTACCCGCTGATGGCCCGGTTCTCGAACTACGCCGAGACCGAGCCGGCCGTCTTCCTCTGGGGGCCCTACCTTACCGGCAGCTCGACGACCGGGACGACCGTAAACCTGAAGACTGACGTCGCGGCCGCGGCGACCGTTGAGTACGCGACTGACGCTTACTACACGGCGAACGGCGGATATAACCAGAGCGCGAGCGACGGCCTGACGGACGCACTCCACCATATCGCCCTGACAGGCCTTGCGCCCGGCACCCTGTATCATTACCGGGTCGTGAGCGGCGGCGCAACGAGCGGCGACCTCCACTTCCGCACCTTCCCGGAGAGCGGCCCCTTCACCTTCATCGCCTACGGCGACACCCGGGACCAGCTCCCGATGTATGACCAGTCACAGCGGCACAAGCTGGTCGCGGATCGCATCGCGGAGGAGGCAGACGCCCTCTTTGTGCTGCACACGGGCGACCTGGTGACCATCGCGAGCGATCCCGCCGACTGGGACCGCTACTTCGAGGCCGGCCGAACGATGATGGCGAACCTCTCCGTCTTCCCGGCGCTTGGCAACCACGAGGAGAACCACACTCTCTACTACGACGCCTACGATGTTGCTCCCTACTACTCCTTCGACTGCGCCGACGCCCACTTCAGCGTACTCGACAGCAACTCCTGGGCCTGGCCCGGCATGGCGGCGCAGAGCGCCTGGCTGGACGCCGACCTTGCGGGGACGGCGGCGGACTGGAAGTTCGTCTCCTTCCATCACCCGCCCTACACCTCCTCGTCCAGCCACTTCGGAGGCTGGACCGATATCCGCGAAGAGTGGGAGGACGAATTCATAACTCATGGCGTGGATGCGGTCTGGAACGCCCACGTTCACGCCTACGAGCGGTTCCTCGTGCATGGCATCCAGTACGTCGTCGTCGCCACAGGCGGAGCACCTTCCTACGCGCTGGCCGAGCCGAAGTACGAGGGCAGCCAGAATAGCCTGGAGAACGCCCTCGGCTACGTAAGGGTCACGGTCGACCCCGCGGCCGGCACGGCGACCGCGCAGATGATCCGCGTCGCGGACATTGCCACGGACGGTTCCGGAGCGGTCACTGTCTACCCGGCGGGCATGGTCTTCGAGACGTTCGTCCTCTCGCATGCCGAACCGCCCGTCGCCAACTTCACCGCGGACGTGACCTCCGGTGCCGCTCCTCTGGCAGTCCAGTTCACCGACGAGTCCTCCAACGCACCCACGTCGTGGGCCTGGGATGTTGACAACGATGGGATAACCGATTATACCACGCGGAATGCGACGCACGTCTACGATACTGCCGGAACCTACACGGTGAACCTCACGGTGACGAATGCCGCGGGCAGCGACTCCGAGGTGAAGGCGGGGTACATCGTCGTCACAGCAGCCCCGACCGCCAGCGTGCTGCGGATCCAGCCCGTCTCCTCATCGGTGATCGTCGGCGAGACCCGCACCGTCGACCTGGTGGTGGACCAGGCACCTGGAGGTGTTGCCGGCTTCAACATCACCGTCGCGCTCGCCGACGGGGCGAAGGCCGAGATCACGGCTGTCACCTTCCCGTCCTGGGCAACCCTCCACTCGGAGGGAGCCCTGCCCGCCGATGCGGTCTGGGTGAAGGGCCTGGACATGAACCGCCAGGTCGAGAGCGGGGCGACGGATGTCGTCCTTGCGACGCTCACGGTTCGCGGCGACCAGCCCGGCCCAACGGCCATTCAGGCGACCGTGACCGCACTGGACGACGACGATGGCACCCCCATGAACCCGGACATCCTCCCAGGGACCCTTACGGTGATCCGGGAGGTGCCGGCGCTGCCCGGCCATCCCGTCCCGACCGATCCGAATGGTGACGGCCTCTACGAGGACCTCAACGGCAACGGACGGATCGACTATAACGACGTGGTGCTCTTCTTTAACCACATGGAGTGGATCGCCGCCCAGCAGGGCTTTGCCTGCTTCGACTTCAACGGCAACGGACGGATCGACTTCGACGATGTGGTCGATCTCTTCTGGGGGGTGTGA